In Mixta intestinalis, the following are encoded in one genomic region:
- the tig gene encoding trigger factor codes for MQVSVETTQGLGRRVTITVAADSIESAVKKELVEVAKKVRIDGFRKGKVPMSVVAQRYGASVRQDVLGDLMQRNFVEAIIKEKINPAGAPNYVPGQYKQGEDFTYSVEFEVYPEVELKGLESIEVEKPIVEVTDEDVDTMLETLRKQQATWSEKEGEAAAEDRVTIDFTGSVDGEEFEGGKASDFVLAMGQGRMIPGFEEGVVGHKAGDEFTVDVKFPEDYHAENLKGKDAKFAIVLKKVEERELPELTEEFIKRFGVEDGSVAGLRAEVRKNMERELKGAVRNRVKTQAIDGLIKANEIDVPSALIDGEIDVLRRQAAQRFGGNEKQALELPRELFEEQAKRRVMVGLLLGEVIRANELKADEDRVKALIEEMASAYEDPQEVIEFYSKNNELMNNMRNVALEEQAVEAVLEKANVTEKATKFQELMNQTTMA; via the coding sequence ATGCAAGTTTCAGTAGAAACCACTCAGGGCCTGGGCCGTCGCGTTACGATTACTGTCGCAGCTGACAGCATCGAGAGCGCAGTGAAAAAAGAGCTGGTCGAGGTAGCGAAGAAAGTCCGTATCGACGGTTTCCGTAAGGGTAAAGTACCGATGAGCGTGGTCGCGCAGCGTTACGGCGCTTCCGTTCGTCAGGATGTGCTGGGCGATCTGATGCAGCGCAACTTTGTTGAGGCCATCATCAAAGAAAAGATCAATCCGGCTGGCGCGCCGAACTACGTACCGGGTCAGTACAAGCAAGGGGAAGATTTCACTTACTCCGTTGAGTTTGAAGTCTATCCGGAAGTTGAGCTGAAAGGTCTGGAATCAATCGAAGTAGAAAAACCGATTGTTGAAGTGACTGACGAAGACGTGGACACCATGCTGGAAACCCTGCGTAAGCAGCAGGCGACCTGGTCAGAAAAAGAGGGTGAAGCGGCGGCTGAAGATCGCGTTACCATCGATTTCACCGGTTCCGTAGACGGCGAAGAATTCGAAGGCGGTAAAGCGTCTGATTTCGTACTGGCAATGGGCCAGGGCCGCATGATCCCAGGCTTTGAAGAAGGCGTTGTTGGCCACAAAGCGGGTGACGAATTCACCGTTGACGTGAAATTCCCGGAAGATTACCACGCTGAAAACCTGAAAGGTAAAGATGCGAAGTTCGCTATCGTACTGAAAAAAGTTGAAGAGCGTGAACTGCCGGAGCTGACCGAAGAATTTATCAAACGTTTCGGCGTTGAAGATGGTTCTGTAGCCGGTCTGCGCGCAGAAGTGCGTAAAAACATGGAACGCGAGCTGAAAGGCGCGGTGCGTAACCGTGTTAAAACTCAGGCAATTGACGGCCTGATCAAAGCGAATGAAATCGACGTGCCTTCCGCGCTGATCGATGGCGAAATCGACGTGCTGCGTCGTCAGGCTGCACAGCGCTTTGGCGGTAACGAAAAACAGGCGCTGGAACTGCCGCGCGAACTGTTTGAAGAGCAGGCGAAACGTCGCGTAATGGTTGGCCTGCTGCTGGGCGAAGTGATTCGTGCCAACGAGCTGAAAGCTGATGAAGATCGCGTAAAAGCGCTGATTGAAGAAATGGCGTCTGCCTACGAAGATCCGCAGGAAGTGATCGAGTTCTACAGCAAAAATAATGAGCTGATGAACAACATGCGTAATGTGGCTCTGGAAGAGCAGGCGGTTGAAGCGGTTCTGGAAAAAGCAAATGTGACTGAAAAAGCCACTAAATTCCAGGAACTGATGAATCAGACCACGATGGCCTGA
- the ampG gene encoding muropeptide MFS transporter AmpG, producing MANQLLRIFTQRNAAVLLLLGFASGLPLALTSGTLQAWMTVEGVDLKTIGFFSLVGQAYVFKFLWSPLMDRYTPPFLGRRRGWLLISQLLLIGGIALMGFMEPARHLTLLAALAVLIAFCSASQDIVFDAWKTDVLPPEERGNGAAITVLGYRLAMLVSGGLALWLADRYLGWQTTYWLMALMMVPGAIATLLAREPDGAIVRPHTLEEAVIAPLRDFFNRDNAWLMLSLIVLYKLGDAFAASLTTTFLIRGVGFSAGDVGLVNKSLGLLATIIGALYGGILMQRLSLFRALMLFGMLQALSNLAYWLLSVTSPHLWSMASAVFVENLCGGMGTAAFVALLMSLCNRSFSATQFALLSALSAVGRVYVGPAAGWLVELWGWPTFYAFSVAAALPGLLLLVASKNSLLQAQQSEQFTIRRYWPAAYRWALRLLTGGCVLLALWLLLLALEAGNLLTSPISPLVLFNAGCLLALTGIFTGTLLDYLAQRKTSLAK from the coding sequence GTGGCTAACCAACTGTTACGTATTTTCACCCAGCGCAACGCCGCGGTGCTGCTGCTGCTGGGCTTCGCTTCCGGGCTTCCTCTGGCGCTCACCTCTGGCACGCTACAGGCGTGGATGACCGTAGAGGGCGTGGATCTTAAAACCATCGGCTTTTTCTCGCTGGTTGGACAGGCCTATGTTTTTAAGTTCCTCTGGTCGCCGCTGATGGATCGCTATACGCCGCCATTTTTAGGGCGGCGTCGTGGCTGGCTTCTTATCTCGCAGCTGCTGCTGATCGGCGGTATCGCCCTGATGGGCTTTATGGAACCGGCGCGGCATCTGACGCTGCTGGCGGCGTTAGCGGTACTGATCGCCTTCTGCTCCGCCTCGCAGGATATTGTATTTGACGCCTGGAAAACCGACGTGCTGCCGCCGGAAGAGCGCGGCAACGGTGCAGCGATTACCGTCTTAGGCTATCGTCTGGCAATGCTGGTTTCCGGCGGGCTGGCGCTCTGGCTGGCGGATCGCTACCTCGGCTGGCAAACAACTTACTGGTTAATGGCGTTAATGATGGTGCCTGGTGCGATCGCTACGCTGCTGGCGCGCGAGCCTGACGGCGCAATTGTTCGCCCGCATACCCTGGAAGAGGCGGTTATTGCGCCGCTGCGCGATTTCTTCAATCGCGATAATGCCTGGCTGATGCTCTCCCTGATTGTGCTTTACAAGCTGGGTGATGCCTTTGCCGCCAGCCTGACCACCACTTTCCTGATCCGCGGCGTTGGTTTCTCTGCGGGCGATGTTGGGCTGGTAAACAAATCCCTCGGCCTGCTGGCTACCATTATCGGTGCGCTATATGGCGGCATTCTGATGCAGCGCCTCAGCCTGTTCCGGGCGTTAATGTTGTTCGGTATGTTGCAGGCGCTTTCTAATCTGGCCTACTGGCTGCTGTCGGTCACCTCCCCGCATCTGTGGAGTATGGCCAGCGCGGTATTCGTCGAAAACCTGTGCGGCGGCATGGGCACCGCGGCTTTTGTGGCACTGCTGATGAGCCTTTGCAACCGCTCTTTCTCCGCTACCCAGTTTGCACTGCTTTCAGCGCTTTCGGCAGTAGGCCGCGTCTATGTCGGCCCGGCTGCGGGGTGGCTGGTTGAGCTATGGGGTTGGCCAACTTTCTATGCTTTTTCCGTCGCCGCTGCCCTGCCGGGCCTGCTGCTGCTGGTCGCCAGTAAAAACAGCCTGTTGCAGGCCCAACAAAGCGAGCAGTTTACCATTCGTCGCTACTGGCCAGCGGCCTATCGCTGGGCGTTGCGCCTGCTGACCGGTGGCTGCGTGCTGCTGGCACTCTGGCTGCTGCTGCTGGCGCTGGAAGCAGGCAATCTGCTGACATCACCAATATCACCTCTGGTTTTATTCAATGCAGGTTGTTTACTGGCCCTGACCGGAATATTTACCGGTACGCTACTCGACTATCTGGCGCAGCGTAAAACATCCCTCGCAAAATAA
- a CDS encoding YajQ family cyclic di-GMP-binding protein has protein sequence MPSFDIVSEIDMQEVRNAVENANRELSTRFDFRNVSASIELNEKAQTIKVTTESDFQVKQLVDILREKLLKRGIEGAALEVPDQIEHSGKNWSLDLKLKQGIESDMAKKIVKLIKDSKIKVQPQIQGEEVRVNGKSRDDLQSAIALVRGGNLGQPFQFKNFRD, from the coding sequence ATGCCATCTTTCGATATCGTTTCTGAAATCGACATGCAGGAAGTGCGAAACGCCGTTGAAAACGCCAACCGTGAACTCTCAACCCGCTTCGATTTTCGCAACGTCAGCGCCAGCATCGAGCTGAATGAAAAAGCGCAGACTATTAAAGTGACCACCGAATCTGATTTTCAGGTGAAGCAGCTGGTCGATATTCTACGCGAGAAGCTGCTGAAACGGGGAATTGAGGGTGCGGCGCTGGAAGTGCCGGATCAGATTGAGCACAGCGGCAAAAACTGGAGCCTCGATCTCAAGCTGAAGCAGGGCATTGAGAGCGATATGGCGAAGAAAATTGTTAAGCTGATTAAAGACAGCAAAATCAAAGTGCAGCCGCAGATTCAGGGCGAAGAAGTCCGTGTTAACGGTAAATCACGCGACGATCTGCAAAGCGCTATCGCGCTGGTGCGCGGTGGCAACCTGGGGCAGCCGTTCCAGTTTAAAAACTTCCGCGATTAA
- a CDS encoding MFS transporter, producing MNDNKMTPVELRATWGLGTVFSLRMLGMFMVLPVLTTYGMALQGANEALIGLAIGIYGLAQAIFQIPFGLLSDRIGRKPLIVGGLLVFVAGSVIAASTVSIWGVILGRALQGSGAIAAAVMALLSDLTREQNRTKAMAFIGISFGITFAIAMVLGPIITHALGLHALFWMIAILASLGIVITLLVVPNAPHHVLNRESGMVKGSIREVLIQPRLLKLNIGILCLHVLLMSSFVALPGQFEQAGFPAGQHWKVYLVTMLIAFVAVVPFIIYAEVKRRMKRVFICCVALILIAEIVLWGAGGHFWTLVVGVQLFFLAFNLMEAILPSLISKESPAGYKGTAMGIYSTSQFLGVAIGGSLGGWIFQNFDAQTVFLLGAVVATLWLLLSTTMQEPPYVSSLRIVLNDHALKDARLEQKLKAQPGVSSVFIVPEERSAYVKIDSKVTSRVELEALLASM from the coding sequence ATGAACGATAATAAAATGACACCGGTTGAACTGCGAGCAACCTGGGGTTTAGGCACCGTTTTTTCTTTACGTATGCTGGGCATGTTTATGGTGTTGCCCGTACTGACCACTTACGGCATGGCGTTGCAGGGTGCCAATGAAGCGTTGATTGGCCTGGCGATCGGTATTTATGGCCTGGCGCAGGCTATTTTCCAGATCCCGTTCGGCCTGCTTTCCGATCGTATTGGTCGTAAGCCGCTGATCGTCGGCGGGCTGCTGGTTTTTGTAGCCGGCAGCGTTATTGCCGCCAGTACCGTATCAATCTGGGGCGTTATTCTTGGGCGCGCTTTGCAGGGTTCCGGCGCTATCGCCGCCGCCGTAATGGCACTCCTTTCCGATCTGACGCGCGAGCAGAATCGGACTAAAGCAATGGCGTTTATCGGTATTAGCTTCGGCATTACGTTTGCTATCGCCATGGTGCTGGGCCCGATAATTACCCACGCTCTCGGCCTGCACGCGCTGTTCTGGATGATTGCGATTCTCGCCAGCCTCGGCATTGTGATTACGCTGTTGGTGGTGCCGAATGCGCCACATCATGTACTGAACCGCGAATCAGGTATGGTGAAAGGCAGCATACGTGAAGTGCTGATACAGCCGCGTCTGCTGAAGCTGAATATCGGTATTCTTTGTCTGCATGTGTTGCTGATGTCGAGCTTTGTCGCCCTGCCGGGCCAGTTTGAACAGGCCGGTTTTCCGGCCGGACAGCACTGGAAGGTGTATCTGGTGACAATGCTGATCGCCTTTGTCGCCGTCGTACCCTTTATTATTTATGCTGAAGTAAAGCGTCGGATGAAGCGGGTGTTTATCTGCTGCGTGGCGTTAATTCTGATTGCGGAAATTGTGCTGTGGGGTGCCGGTGGGCATTTCTGGACGCTGGTGGTTGGCGTGCAGCTCTTTTTCCTGGCGTTTAATTTGATGGAGGCGATTCTGCCTTCCCTGATCAGTAAAGAGTCGCCAGCGGGATATAAAGGTACCGCGATGGGCATTTATTCCACCAGCCAGTTTCTCGGCGTGGCGATTGGCGGCAGTCTTGGCGGCTGGATTTTCCAGAATTTTGATGCCCAGACGGTGTTTTTGTTAGGTGCGGTAGTGGCTACGCTGTGGTTGTTGTTGAGTACCACCATGCAGGAACCGCCATATGTAAGTAGTCTGCGTATCGTTTTAAATGACCATGCGCTGAAGGATGCGCGGCTGGAGCAGAAGCTGAAAGCGCAGCCCGGTGTCTCTTCCGTATTTATCGTACCGGAAGAGCGCAGCGCCTATGTAAAAATTGACAGCAAGGTGACCAGCCGGGTTGAACTGGAGGCGCTGCTCGCCAGCATGTAA
- the bolA gene encoding transcriptional regulator BolA has product MIREQIEEKLRTAFQPAHLEVHDESYRHNVPAGSESHFKVVIVSDSFANQRFLMRHRAIYSTLSDELAGGVHALALHTYTLKEWEGLQDTVLASPNCRGAGMLA; this is encoded by the coding sequence ATGATTCGCGAACAAATAGAAGAAAAGTTAAGAACGGCGTTTCAACCGGCTCATCTGGAAGTTCATGATGAGAGTTATCGTCATAATGTACCGGCTGGCTCGGAAAGCCATTTTAAAGTGGTCATCGTTAGCGACAGCTTTGCCAATCAGCGTTTTCTGATGCGACATCGTGCTATTTACAGCACGCTCAGCGATGAGCTGGCAGGCGGCGTGCATGCGCTGGCGCTACACACCTATACGTTAAAAGAGTGGGAGGGGCTACAGGATACCGTGCTGGCTTCGCCTAACTGTCGCGGGGCCGGTATGCTGGCCTGA
- a CDS encoding cytochrome o ubiquinol oxidase subunit IV, with protein MSHSVNEHGASHGSVKSYMIGFILSIILTAIPFWMVMDGGASHGTILSVVLVCAVVQVLVHLVFFLHLDTKSEGGWNFVAIVFSAIIILIVVVGSLWIMWNLNYNMMMSH; from the coding sequence ATGAGTCATTCTGTTAACGAACATGGTGCCTCTCACGGCAGCGTGAAGTCATATATGATCGGCTTCATCCTTTCTATCATCCTGACGGCTATTCCGTTCTGGATGGTAATGGATGGCGGCGCTTCGCATGGCACAATTCTCAGCGTGGTTCTGGTGTGCGCGGTAGTTCAGGTGCTGGTTCACCTGGTCTTCTTCCTGCATCTGGATACCAAGTCTGAAGGCGGCTGGAACTTTGTGGCGATTGTCTTTTCCGCCATCATTATCCTGATAGTCGTCGTTGGCTCGCTGTGGATCATGTGGAACCTCAACTACAACATGATGATGTCCCACTAA
- a CDS encoding cytochrome o ubiquinol oxidase subunit III yields the protein MAQTLSKQHDAHAEHGHHDAGANKVFGFWIYLMSDCIIFATLFATYAVMVNNTAGGPAGKDIFELPFVLVETALLLLSSITYGMAVIGMNNGSKGAVNRWLALTFLFGLGFIAMEIYEFHHLIEEGFGPDRSGFLSGFFTLVGTHGLHVTSGLIWMLVLMFQIAKRGLTDTNRARIMCLSLFWHFLDVVWICVFTVVYLMGAM from the coding sequence ATGGCACAAACACTGTCTAAACAACACGACGCCCATGCGGAGCATGGGCATCACGATGCGGGAGCCAATAAGGTTTTTGGTTTCTGGATCTACCTGATGAGCGACTGCATTATCTTCGCAACCCTGTTTGCGACCTATGCAGTTATGGTTAACAACACGGCGGGTGGCCCGGCGGGTAAAGACATTTTCGAACTGCCGTTCGTGCTGGTCGAAACCGCCCTGCTGCTGCTGAGCTCCATCACTTACGGTATGGCCGTGATCGGCATGAACAACGGCAGCAAAGGCGCGGTAAACCGCTGGCTGGCGCTGACCTTCCTGTTCGGTCTGGGTTTTATCGCGATGGAGATCTATGAGTTCCATCACCTGATCGAGGAAGGCTTCGGCCCGGATCGCAGCGGCTTCCTGTCCGGCTTCTTTACGCTGGTTGGTACCCACGGTCTGCACGTGACTTCTGGCCTGATCTGGATGCTGGTGCTGATGTTCCAGATCGCGAAACGCGGTCTGACCGACACCAACCGCGCCCGTATCATGTGTCTGAGCCTGTTCTGGCACTTCCTTGACGTGGTATGGATCTGCGTATTTACCGTTGTCTATCTGATGGGGGCCATGTAA
- the cyoB gene encoding cytochrome o ubiquinol oxidase subunit I produces the protein MFGKLTLDAVPYHEPIIMVTVAAIIIGGLALVAALTYFGKWKYLWTEWLTSVDHKKLGIMYVILAFVMLIRGFADAIMMRGQQMLASAGEAGFLPPHHYDQIFTAHGVIMIFFVAMPFVVGLMNIAVPLQIGARDVAFPFLNNLSFWFTAVGVILVNLSLAVGEFAQTGWLAYPPLSGAEYSPGVGVDYWIWSLQLSGIGTTLTGINFFVTILKMRAPGMTMFKMPVFTWASLCTNVLIIAAFPVLTVTLALLTLDRYLGFHFFTNDMGGNMMMYVNLIWVWGHPEVYILVLPVFGVFSEVVATFSKKRLFGYTSLVWATVVITVLSFIVWLHHFFTMGAGANVNAFFGIMTMIIAIPTGVKIFNWLFTMYQGRIQMHSAMLWTVGFLVTFSVGGMTGVLLAVPGADFVLHNSLFLIAHFHNVIIGGVVFGCMAGVTYWFPKAFGFTLNETWGKRAFWFWIIGFFVAFMPLYALGFMGMTRRLSQDIDPQFHPLLVVAAVGVGLIALGILCQLIMFWVSVRDRHLNRDLTGDPWGGRTLEWSTSSPPPFYNFAVVPHINERDAFWEMKEKGDAYKQPAHYEEIHMPKNSGAGLIIALFATVFGFAAIWHIWWLMGLSFIAMIASWIIKSFDEDVDYYVPVKEIEAIENQHFKDISKAGLK, from the coding sequence ATGTTCGGAAAATTAACACTGGATGCAGTGCCGTATCATGAACCGATTATCATGGTCACGGTGGCCGCCATCATTATTGGTGGCCTGGCCCTTGTCGCTGCCTTAACTTACTTCGGTAAGTGGAAATACTTGTGGACGGAGTGGCTGACCTCAGTCGACCACAAAAAACTGGGTATCATGTATGTGATCCTGGCATTCGTCATGTTAATACGTGGCTTTGCCGACGCCATCATGATGCGTGGTCAGCAGATGCTGGCTTCTGCCGGGGAAGCGGGCTTCCTGCCGCCTCACCACTACGATCAGATCTTTACCGCCCACGGCGTTATTATGATCTTCTTCGTGGCGATGCCGTTCGTTGTTGGCCTGATGAACATCGCTGTTCCTTTGCAGATCGGCGCGCGCGACGTGGCATTCCCTTTCCTTAACAACCTGAGCTTCTGGTTCACCGCCGTTGGCGTGATCCTGGTTAACCTGTCTCTGGCTGTGGGTGAGTTTGCTCAGACCGGTTGGCTGGCTTATCCGCCGCTGTCAGGCGCAGAGTACAGTCCGGGCGTCGGGGTAGATTACTGGATCTGGAGTCTACAGCTGTCCGGTATCGGTACGACATTAACGGGTATTAACTTCTTCGTTACTATCCTGAAAATGCGTGCGCCGGGCATGACCATGTTCAAAATGCCGGTATTCACCTGGGCTTCGCTCTGTACGAACGTGCTGATTATCGCTGCGTTCCCGGTACTGACCGTTACCCTGGCGCTGCTGACCCTTGACCGTTATCTGGGCTTCCATTTCTTTACCAATGATATGGGTGGCAACATGATGATGTATGTCAACCTGATCTGGGTATGGGGCCATCCGGAAGTTTACATTCTGGTTCTGCCGGTATTCGGTGTGTTCTCAGAAGTGGTTGCCACTTTCTCGAAAAAACGCCTGTTCGGCTACACCTCGCTGGTGTGGGCGACCGTAGTCATTACCGTTCTGTCCTTTATCGTTTGGCTGCACCACTTCTTTACGATGGGCGCAGGAGCGAACGTTAACGCCTTCTTCGGCATCATGACGATGATTATCGCCATTCCGACCGGCGTGAAGATCTTTAACTGGCTGTTCACCATGTATCAGGGCCGCATTCAGATGCACTCTGCCATGCTGTGGACCGTAGGCTTCCTGGTTACCTTCTCGGTGGGTGGGATGACCGGCGTGCTGCTGGCGGTACCGGGCGCAGACTTCGTGCTGCACAACAGCCTGTTCCTGATCGCGCACTTCCATAACGTGATTATCGGTGGCGTGGTGTTCGGCTGTATGGCTGGCGTGACCTACTGGTTCCCGAAAGCATTTGGCTTCACCCTGAACGAAACCTGGGGTAAACGCGCCTTCTGGTTCTGGATTATCGGCTTCTTCGTTGCCTTTATGCCGCTGTACGCGCTGGGCTTCATGGGGATGACGCGTCGTCTGAGCCAGGATATCGATCCGCAGTTCCATCCGTTACTGGTTGTCGCTGCCGTCGGTGTCGGCCTGATCGCCCTGGGTATTCTCTGCCAGCTGATCATGTTCTGGGTCTCCGTACGTGACCGTCATCTGAACCGCGATCTGACCGGTGACCCGTGGGGTGGCCGTACGCTGGAGTGGTCAACTTCCTCTCCGCCGCCGTTCTATAACTTCGCAGTGGTACCGCACATCAATGAGCGTGATGCCTTCTGGGAAATGAAAGAAAAAGGCGATGCGTACAAACAGCCTGCTCATTACGAAGAGATTCACATGCCGAAAAACAGCGGCGCAGGTCTGATTATCGCCCTGTTCGCGACGGTCTTTGGTTTCGCTGCCATCTGGCATATCTGGTGGCTGATGGGTCTCTCCTTTATCGCGATGATTGCGAGCTGGATCATTAAGAGCTTCGACGAAGACGTTGATTACTATGTTCCGGTCAAAGAGATCGAAGCAATCGAGAATCAGCACTTCAAAGATATCAGCAAAGCAGGTCTGAAATAA
- a CDS encoding lipoprotein: MLKRLLLPLLAAFILAGCANNSNTLDVQPVIQLPQQDPSLMGVTVSINGADQRADQALAKVNRDSQLVTLTPSRDLRFLLQEVLEKQMTARGYMVGPNGAVDLQIVVNNLYADVTQGNLRYSITTKADISIIANAKNGNKQVKNYRQTYSVEGAFNATNEKITKAVNSTLSDVISDMAQDTSVNDFIKQNAR, translated from the coding sequence ATGCTAAAACGACTCCTTCTCCCGCTGCTGGCTGCCTTTATTCTGGCTGGCTGTGCCAATAACAGCAATACGCTTGATGTACAGCCTGTCATTCAGCTGCCCCAGCAGGACCCCAGCCTGATGGGCGTGACCGTAAGCATTAACGGTGCTGACCAGCGCGCCGATCAGGCGCTGGCGAAAGTCAATCGCGACAGCCAGCTGGTTACCCTGACGCCCAGCCGCGACCTGCGTTTCCTGCTACAGGAAGTGCTGGAAAAACAGATGACCGCTCGCGGTTATATGGTCGGCCCTAACGGCGCGGTAGATCTGCAAATCGTGGTAAACAATCTCTACGCCGATGTCACCCAGGGTAACCTGCGCTACAGCATTACGACCAAAGCGGATATCTCAATTATTGCCAACGCGAAAAACGGCAATAAGCAGGTGAAGAACTACCGTCAAACCTATAGCGTCGAAGGCGCGTTCAACGCCACCAACGAAAAAATCACTAAAGCCGTCAACTCAACGCTGAGCGACGTCATCAGCGATATGGCTCAGGACACCAGCGTCAACGATTTTATCAAACAAAACGCACGTTAA
- the cyoE gene encoding heme o synthase, with translation MIKQYLQVTKPGIIFGNLISVIGGFLLASKGSIDYTLFLTALVGVSLVVASGCVYNNFIDRDIDRKMERTKNRVLVKGLISVKVTLVYATVLGIAGFALLYFGANPLAMWLAVMGFVVYVGIYSLYMKRNSVYGTLIGSLSGAAPPVIGYCAVTNEFDAGALILLAIFSLWQMPHSYAIAIFRFKDYQAANIPVLPVVKGISVAKNHITLYILAFMIATLMLSLGGYAGYKYLVVAAAVSVWWLGMALSGYKTSNDRVWARKLFVFSIVAITALSVMMSVDFMTPASQDLLTWVR, from the coding sequence ATGATTAAGCAATACCTGCAAGTAACAAAACCAGGAATTATTTTCGGGAATTTAATTTCTGTTATCGGGGGTTTTCTGCTGGCTTCAAAAGGCAGCATTGATTACACCCTGTTTCTCACCGCCCTCGTTGGTGTTTCGCTGGTGGTCGCATCAGGTTGTGTTTACAACAACTTTATCGACCGCGACATCGACAGAAAAATGGAGAGAACCAAGAATCGAGTGCTGGTTAAAGGCCTCATCTCTGTGAAAGTAACCCTGGTTTATGCAACCGTATTAGGTATTGCTGGCTTTGCGTTGCTGTATTTCGGAGCGAACCCGCTGGCCATGTGGCTGGCGGTGATGGGCTTCGTGGTATACGTCGGCATTTACAGCCTCTATATGAAGCGTAACTCAGTTTACGGTACGCTGATTGGTAGCCTTTCCGGCGCGGCGCCGCCGGTAATTGGCTACTGCGCGGTAACCAATGAGTTTGATGCTGGCGCACTGATCCTGCTGGCGATCTTTAGCCTGTGGCAGATGCCGCACTCCTATGCGATTGCCATCTTCCGCTTTAAAGATTACCAGGCGGCGAACATACCGGTTCTGCCGGTAGTGAAAGGCATCTCCGTGGCAAAAAACCATATTACGCTCTATATTCTGGCGTTTATGATTGCCACGCTGATGCTGTCGCTGGGCGGCTACGCTGGCTACAAATATCTGGTGGTTGCGGCGGCAGTCAGCGTGTGGTGGCTGGGAATGGCGCTTTCAGGTTACAAAACCTCAAACGATCGCGTTTGGGCACGTAAGCTGTTCGTGTTCTCCATTGTCGCTATTACCGCGCTGAGCGTGATGATGTCGGTGGATTTTATGACCCCGGCTTCTCAGGATCTGCTGACCTGGGTACGCTGA
- the cyoA gene encoding cytochrome o ubiquinol oxidase subunit II — MRLRKYNKILGILSLTAGTLLLSGCDSALLNPKGQIAMEQRSLILTAFGLMLIVVIPAILMAVVFAWKYRASNTNAKYSPNWSHSNKVEAVVWTVPILIILFLGVLTWKSTHALEPGKPLASDVKPVEIEVVALDWKWLFIYPEQGIATVNEIAFPKGTPVNFRITSNSVMNSFFIPTLGSQIYAMAGMQTKLHLIANEPGTFKGISSNFSGRGFSGMKFQAIATPDQAGFEQWVAKVKQAPNTLTTMDEFEKLAAPSENHPVEYFSSANPELFKQIIEKFKMSHGEMDMSGHEGMDMSEASHAGAEE, encoded by the coding sequence ATGAGACTCAGGAAATACAATAAAATTTTGGGGATTTTGTCATTAACTGCAGGCACTTTATTGTTAAGTGGCTGTGATAGTGCGTTGTTAAATCCCAAAGGACAGATTGCAATGGAGCAACGCTCGCTGATACTGACAGCCTTTGGCTTGATGTTGATCGTCGTAATACCCGCAATTCTGATGGCAGTGGTGTTTGCATGGAAATATCGTGCTTCTAACACAAATGCAAAATACAGCCCTAACTGGTCCCACTCTAATAAAGTGGAAGCGGTGGTTTGGACCGTTCCGATCCTGATCATTCTCTTCCTGGGCGTGTTAACCTGGAAATCAACCCACGCGCTGGAACCGGGCAAACCGCTCGCTTCTGATGTGAAGCCGGTTGAGATCGAAGTGGTTGCGCTGGACTGGAAATGGTTGTTCATCTATCCGGAACAGGGTATCGCCACGGTGAATGAAATTGCGTTCCCGAAAGGCACGCCGGTGAATTTCAGGATCACTTCTAACTCCGTCATGAACTCCTTCTTCATTCCGACCCTTGGCAGCCAGATCTACGCTATGGCAGGGATGCAGACCAAACTGCACCTGATCGCCAACGAGCCGGGAACCTTTAAGGGTATCTCGTCCAACTTTAGCGGCCGTGGTTTCTCAGGAATGAAGTTCCAGGCGATTGCTACCCCCGATCAGGCAGGATTTGAGCAGTGGGTAGCGAAAGTCAAGCAGGCACCGAATACCTTAACCACCATGGATGAGTTCGAGAAGCTGGCTGCGCCAAGCGAGAATCATCCGGTTGAGTACTTCTCCAGCGCAAATCCTGAGTTGTTCAAGCAGATCATTGAAAAATTCAAGATGAGCCACGGAGAGATGGACATGTCAGGTCATGAAGGCATGGACATGAGTGAAGCCTCTCACGCGGGAGCCGAGGAATAA